In Streptomyces capitiformicae, one genomic interval encodes:
- a CDS encoding transposase, giving the protein MPEESTSAIASRLNSSVYRFVYLLPTWCYFLWNLKIPVSRCPRSRGSFNNQLTDAIGQLDARIEEAMAPFRPALGLLDTIPGINQATAEVIIAETGGDMARFASAKHLASWAGVCPGHHESAGRTKSTKVRPGNPYLKGALGLAAFGAVRTKDTYLQARYKPLTARRGPRKALVAIEHSIITAIWHMLTDNVGYQELGGAYFTHRDPERATRRAITALNQLGYTVTLNPLESAA; this is encoded by the coding sequence TTGCCCGAAGAATCGACGAGCGCGATCGCGTCCCGCTTGAACTCCTCGGTGTACCGCTTCGTGTACTTGCTTCCTACCTGGTGCTACTTCCTCTGGAACCTCAAGATCCCAGTCTCCAGGTGTCCACGATCAAGGGGAAGCTTCAACAACCAGCTCACCGACGCCATCGGACAACTGGACGCGCGGATCGAGGAGGCGATGGCCCCCTTTCGTCCCGCCCTCGGCCTGCTCGACACCATCCCCGGGATCAACCAGGCCACCGCCGAAGTGATCATCGCGGAAACCGGCGGTGACATGGCCCGCTTCGCCTCCGCCAAACACCTGGCGTCCTGGGCCGGGGTCTGCCCCGGCCACCACGAGTCCGCCGGCCGCACCAAAAGCACCAAGGTCCGCCCCGGCAACCCCTACCTCAAAGGCGCCCTCGGCCTGGCCGCCTTCGGCGCGGTGAGAACCAAGGACACCTACCTGCAGGCCCGCTACAAGCCACTGACCGCCCGCCGCGGCCCGCGCAAGGCCCTCGTCGCCATCGAGCACTCGATCATCACCGCGATCTGGCACATGCTCACCGACAACGTCGGCTATCAGGAACTCGGCGGCGCCTACTTCACCCACCGCGACCCAGAACGCGCCACCCGACGCGCCATCACCGCGCTCAACCAGCTCGGCTACACCGTCACCCTCAACCCCCTCGAAAGCGCAGCCTGA
- a CDS encoding nucleotide sugar dehydrogenase gives MATDLVVIGLGHVGLPLSRSAVSAGLATVGYDVSGTVVSGLAAGRSPVGGVLDAEVAVMLDAGFHATTDPAVLDGAQTVVICVPTGLTPEGLPDLSAVEDAARVVAVRLRPGMLVVLESTSYPGTTEDVVRPLLEHGSGLRAGEDFHLAYSPQRIDPGNETWTIRNTPKVVSGCSALCAKYAVAFYSRFVDHLVVARGTREAEMAKLLENTYRYVNMALVDEVALFCHETGIDIWDVLHCAASKPFGFAPFRPGPGVGGHCIPVDPRYLAARAESQGFAFRTLAAAHEVLGRMPNHVVDRALALLTDVRGRPEGARALLLGITYKADVADVRETPARPVAEGLLAAGAEVYYHDPYIAEFTVGGRSLPRAENLRDAMAQADVAILLQDHACYARDALGQARCALLDTRGKAVGGRVTLL, from the coding sequence ATGGCCACCGATCTCGTCGTCATCGGGCTGGGGCATGTCGGGCTGCCGCTCTCCAGATCCGCGGTCTCGGCCGGCTTGGCGACCGTGGGGTACGACGTGTCCGGCACGGTGGTGTCCGGACTCGCCGCAGGCCGCTCCCCCGTCGGCGGCGTCTTGGACGCCGAGGTCGCGGTCATGCTGGACGCGGGCTTTCATGCCACGACCGACCCAGCGGTCCTGGACGGCGCGCAGACCGTGGTGATCTGTGTGCCGACCGGACTCACACCGGAGGGCTTACCCGACCTGTCCGCGGTCGAGGACGCAGCCCGGGTGGTCGCCGTCCGGCTGCGTCCCGGCATGCTCGTCGTCCTGGAGTCCACCAGCTATCCCGGCACCACGGAGGACGTCGTGCGGCCGCTGCTGGAGCACGGCAGCGGGCTGCGGGCGGGCGAGGACTTCCACCTGGCGTATTCGCCGCAGCGGATCGACCCCGGCAACGAGACGTGGACCATCCGCAACACACCGAAGGTCGTGAGCGGTTGCAGCGCTCTGTGCGCCAAGTACGCCGTCGCGTTCTACTCCCGGTTCGTGGACCACCTCGTCGTCGCCCGCGGCACGCGGGAGGCGGAAATGGCCAAACTCCTGGAAAACACCTACCGGTACGTCAACATGGCCCTGGTCGACGAAGTGGCACTGTTCTGCCACGAGACCGGCATCGACATCTGGGACGTGCTGCACTGCGCCGCGTCCAAGCCGTTCGGCTTCGCACCCTTCAGGCCCGGACCCGGCGTCGGGGGACACTGCATTCCCGTCGACCCCCGCTATCTCGCCGCGCGGGCCGAATCCCAGGGCTTCGCCTTCCGCACACTGGCAGCCGCCCACGAGGTCCTCGGCCGTATGCCGAACCATGTCGTGGACCGAGCGCTGGCCCTGCTCACCGACGTCCGGGGCCGCCCTGAGGGGGCACGGGCCCTGCTCCTCGGAATCACCTACAAAGCGGATGTGGCCGACGTCCGGGAGACGCCGGCGCGCCCGGTGGCGGAAGGACTGCTCGCCGCCGGTGCCGAGGTGTACTACCACGACCCGTATATAGCCGAGTTCACTGTCGGCGGCCGGTCTCTGCCGCGCGCCGAGAATCTTCGGGACGCCATGGCCCAGGCCGATGTGGCGATCCTGTTGCAGGACCACGCCTGCTACGCGAGGGATGCACTGGGCCAGGCCCGCTGTGCCCTGCTCGACACTCGCGGCAAGGCCGTGGGCGGCCGGGTCACCCTTCTCTGA
- a CDS encoding DUF6917 domain-containing protein: MNPAEDGPKRVVRGSLVKVLVHRRTDRGMRLEEHAARCVRRGEVHELVTTDQWDPRPGARIDRVGFLGFAELLCAGVIDRGDLVRIGDTTVGTVLGFDACHLPNHYNILIHAARPVSGRELGLRPETVVTFVQGRAGDHGTVPAPPGT; encoded by the coding sequence GTGAATCCAGCGGAGGACGGCCCGAAGCGCGTGGTGCGCGGATCACTGGTCAAGGTCCTCGTACACCGCCGCACGGACCGCGGCATGCGGCTGGAGGAGCACGCGGCACGCTGCGTACGCCGGGGCGAGGTGCACGAACTGGTCACCACCGACCAGTGGGACCCGCGCCCAGGCGCCCGGATCGACCGGGTGGGTTTTCTGGGTTTCGCCGAGCTGTTGTGCGCCGGTGTGATCGACCGGGGTGACCTGGTGCGGATCGGGGACACGACGGTCGGCACGGTACTCGGCTTCGACGCCTGCCACCTTCCGAACCACTACAACATCCTGATCCACGCGGCGCGTCCGGTCAGCGGCCGGGAACTGGGCCTGCGGCCGGAGACCGTCGTCACCTTCGTCCAGGGCCGGGCCGGGGACCACGGCACGGTTCCCGCGCCGCCCGGTACCTGA
- a CDS encoding EF-hand domain-containing protein, translating to MSTAVANDRLAKRFEKWDTDGNGVLEASDFQGEAARIAQNLGMSADSPEVQELRSAFQGLYEHLAQKAGVPAGGAISREQFLDATGEMLFKEGEASFNRALSPIVKALVRLCDDNHDGEIDAREFQAWLSAVGVPASQAGEIFQKVDRNGDGRLSEDELLQTIRDFHFGQLEVELLG from the coding sequence ATGAGCACCGCTGTCGCCAACGACCGCCTGGCAAAGCGCTTCGAGAAGTGGGACACCGACGGCAACGGCGTCCTGGAGGCGAGCGACTTCCAGGGCGAGGCCGCCCGGATCGCCCAGAACCTCGGCATGAGCGCCGACTCCCCGGAAGTGCAGGAGCTCCGCAGCGCCTTCCAGGGGCTGTACGAGCACCTGGCCCAGAAGGCGGGCGTCCCGGCCGGTGGCGCCATCAGCCGGGAGCAGTTCCTCGACGCCACGGGGGAGATGCTGTTCAAGGAGGGTGAGGCGAGCTTCAACCGTGCGCTCTCTCCCATTGTGAAGGCGCTGGTCCGCCTGTGCGACGACAACCACGACGGCGAGATCGACGCCCGTGAGTTCCAGGCCTGGCTGTCCGCCGTCGGCGTGCCGGCCTCCCAGGCCGGGGAAATCTTCCAGAAGGTGGACAGGAACGGCGACGGAAGGCTGTCCGAGGACGAACTGCTGCAAACCATCCGCGACTTCCACTTCGGCCAGCTGGAGGTCGAGCTGCTCGGCTGA
- a CDS encoding IS3 family transposase yields MNSSRRSRSRKSDGLLREGQRPVSELYRLSRAEKANHPIVLLCRVLNVARSSCYAWCEGEAARHARQAADDALAHEITMVHIASRHTYGVPRIHAELRRLGRRVNRKRVGRVMPERDIRGVTRRKGRSLTRPDAKAKPAPDLIGRDFHAERPGTRLVGDITCLPAAEGRLCLARRLDLATREVAGHAMADHHRAELVVDALDMGYRRGGLEPGCVIHSDRGSAYMSARFRDRTGKLGLRQSCGRTGSCVDNAAAESFWALHKEEIGTRIWPHRATTRVEVFSFTETFYNRRRPRKHRTFGYLTPTETRQRHQHALAA; encoded by the coding sequence GTGAACAGCAGCAGACGATCGAGATCCCGAAAAAGCGACGGCCTTCTTCGTGAAGGACAACGACCGGTGAGCGAGCTGTACCGGTTGAGCCGTGCGGAGAAGGCGAACCACCCGATCGTCCTGCTGTGCCGGGTGCTGAACGTGGCCCGCTCCTCCTGCTACGCCTGGTGCGAAGGCGAGGCCGCCCGCCACGCTCGGCAGGCTGCCGACGACGCGCTCGCGCACGAGATCACCATGGTGCACATCGCCTCCCGCCACACCTACGGTGTCCCGCGCATTCACGCCGAACTGCGCCGCCTGGGCCGACGGGTGAACCGCAAGCGCGTCGGCCGGGTGATGCCTGAGCGCGACATCCGCGGTGTCACCCGGCGCAAGGGGCGTTCGCTGACCCGGCCGGACGCGAAGGCGAAGCCGGCCCCGGACCTGATCGGCCGCGACTTCCACGCCGAGCGGCCCGGGACCAGGCTGGTCGGCGACATCACCTGCCTGCCCGCAGCCGAAGGCCGGCTCTGCCTCGCCCGCCGGCTGGACCTGGCCACCCGCGAGGTCGCCGGCCATGCCATGGCCGACCACCACCGCGCCGAACTCGTCGTCGACGCCCTCGACATGGGCTACCGCCGGGGCGGACTGGAGCCCGGCTGCGTGATCCACAGCGATCGCGGCAGTGCATACATGTCAGCCCGGTTCCGGGACCGGACAGGGAAGTTGGGACTGCGGCAGAGTTGCGGACGCACCGGATCATGCGTCGACAACGCTGCCGCGGAGAGCTTCTGGGCCCTGCACAAAGAGGAGATCGGCACCCGTATCTGGCCCCACCGGGCCACCACCCGAGTCGAGGTCTTCTCCTTCACCGAGACCTTCTACAACCGCCGTCGCCCGCGCAAGCACAGGACCTTCGGCTACCTCACCCCGACCGAGACCAGGCAGCGGCACCAGCACGCCCTCGCGGCATAA